One Zestosphaera sp. genomic region harbors:
- a CDS encoding zinc ribbon domain-containing protein: MRQLTTLFPNAIHVVEDLDKEGMVRGGLEVEKKEKREDSVSSDTQKTLRGSPPVVKVSPRNTSRTCPRCGYVTKARVGGVFKCGRCGFEMDRQKLASMNIYLRYAKMWGSPTAVNPRTSMKEAVGRGYPERVETNERSPKGP, encoded by the coding sequence GTGAGGCAACTAACCACGCTATTCCCAAACGCTATCCACGTTGTAGAGGATCTGGATAAGGAGGGTATGGTTAGGGGAGGTCTCGAAGTAGAGAAGAAAGAGAAACGCGAGGACTCCGTGAGTTCAGATACACAGAAAACCCTCCGAGGAAGCCCCCCCGTGGTTAAGGTTTCACCTAGGAACACTTCCCGCACCTGCCCGCGATGCGGGTATGTTACGAAGGCCCGAGTGGGCGGGGTGTTCAAGTGCGGTAGGTGCGGGTTCGAGATGGATAGACAGAAGCTCGCATCCATGAACATATACCTCAGGTACGCCAAGATGTGGGGTTCCCCCACAGCCGTGAACCCGAGAACCTCGATGAAGGAGGCTGTGGGTCGGGGTTACCCTGAACGGGTCGAGACCAATGAAAGGAGCCCCAAAGGTCCATGA